A window of Rhizoctonia solani chromosome 5, complete sequence genomic DNA:
TGATTACAATGTGCCTCGAGTTTCCTTATAGTGCTTTTGTACTGGTCTCAAATGTGGACGAATGTGATATTTATCTTCGAGGCTTATTCTGAGTGGTCCGGCTAAGCCGGCTCTTTCCACCGCAATTTACCGAGATTTCCACTAGCATAATCTCTCATCTTATCAGATATGAAGGGATCAGGAACGCAGAAGATCGAGCATCAGTCGCCATCGCACCGGTAATGACCACCACCACGAAGCCCAGCCAACTCATAAAGGGATTCGTTCCCGAGACATTCCTTCCTTCCTGCCTCAGTTCGCTCCTCTCTGTCGCACACTACTGTGTTGCCAATCGTTTCAAATTTTATTCTTGAGGATATAAATTTGTCTAGTAAAGAGCCGCTCATCTTGGTTGCCACTTGTCTCCTCTTACGACCACGATGCAAACTGCCGAAGTTCCACCTCCGAGCCCTTCCTTTGAGCCCAACGATAGCCCCGATGCGATTGACTACACGCAGAATATCTCGACTTTGCTGCGCACAAGCACCAAGAGAGCCCACAACGCTGTCCACCACTCAGAGCTTGCCGGCAAACTGCTTCGTGGCGAACTCCCAAAGAATGAATACATCTATTTTATGATGCTCTTATGGAGGGTCTACAAGTGAGCCCTTGCTGCCCTGTCCTTTTATACTATTGTTAAGCTCAGAGTTGTTTCAGTGCGATCGAAGAAGGGCTAGAGACCCATTCGACAAACCCGGTGCTGGCACCAACATACCGACCGGCGTTGCTAAGCCGAGCAGGCTGTCTCTCCGCAGACATCGCATACTTACTCGACACGACCGAAGACGCATGGCAATCAACGCCCCTTTACCGCTCCCTCATCTCCGCTCCCCCCGCAGGCTTGCGCGATTACGTCGCTCATTTGGAGCAACTTGCCGTTTCCAAGGACTCGACTGACAACTCGCGGCTCTTGGCGCACGCATATGTGCGGTACCTTGGAGATTTGAGTGGCGGTCAGAGTATTCGTAATCGAATGGCCAAGGCATATGATCTTCCCGATACCGGGGCCGGTGCGAGCTTCTACGATTTCGGCTCGTTGCAAGGGAGCGCAGGCACGGAGAGAAAAGGGCAAGCCAGGGAGAATTACTCAAGATTAAAGAGTGGTACAGGGCAGGAATGAATGAAGCTGTTGGCGACGACAGGGCATTGAAAGGTGCGTCAAAGTAGACGCATCCGTCCCCCACGTATTTCTAATTCGTAACGAGTGTAGAGGCGCTTGTCCAAGAAGCGAACCTGGCCTTTGATTTCAACCGACGCATCTTTGAGGATGTCGCAACCGCCACAAAGGACACCGAGCCCTCCGACTATACCTCCCAGTCCAAAGTGGTGTTTGATGACTCCCAGGCGCCAGAAGAGAATACCTACCCTATCTCGTCGGTCGTGGCATTTGTCATGGCTCTTGCACTTGCTCATTTCACACTCGTTGTGGGTGGCTTTACCGGAGCTAGGGGAACTGAGAAGTTCGAGAGCTTTGTACTCTGGCTCAGGGGAATTGCTGGTCAATCATGATTTCTCGATTTTGTGCTTTTATGGGCTTGGCTGGTTATATATTATACCAGGGTTAGGAATAGAGTTTCCTGTGTTGAACTGTGTCATTATTAATGTAATTCTGGTTATATTCGAGTTTTATCGCGAGTGACTACCGAGCGAGAGTATCGTTTTAAGAGCATTGAATGTATCTAGTAATTTTCCAAACCATTTGCAACCAATTCCAACAGAGTACCACCCTAGCTCAATCCGAACACAATGTGGGGGTATATGGAGCACCACATAACGGTATGTGCACTTTACAGACACTAAATTCAGTATTGGTGAATAGTTTGATCATAATGCAAAGACAGATTGTGCCTCTGCTCTTCCTTCTTGCTTTTCCACGCCGTATAGCTTGGCTCGGGCTCTGTGACTCAAGTGCGGTCCTTGTACACCGGGAACGGGCATTAACGATTATCGACTAGATATATATAGGAACCTCTGCCGGGGCCCTCATGTATCGGCTTAACAGAATGGCCGGCACCGGTGAACCGACAACCGCGCGCAATCTGTGTACCGCGTTGAGTGTCGACACCCATCATCGATTAAGTAATATAGGTCGCCTATATCAAAAGCACTACTCACTGCATTGTGATCAGAGTTGAGTTACGCACATGTGCCCGCCCATCGTTGGCGTAGATGTATACCACCGGACCCCGGGGATAGTTCTTTTTAAGAAAATAACGAAGGAAATACAGGGATATTGTAACAATCGCATAGCCTGAGTTTGGAGGTTTGTATTCAAGCCAATCTAATGGCGTGATGCACCTCTAAGATTGTGTGTTCACTGTAATTTCAAGAGGTAATATATAGTCATTTTGGGAAATAAAAAAATGTCTCGAGCCACTGCGATGAAAAAAAGTATTTCCTTTAGCCTAACGTGGGGGTCGAACCCACAACCTTGAGATGACATCAATTAAGAGTCTCACGCTCTACCGATTGAGCTAGCCAGGCGGCATAATTTTCCACACAACAAACAATCAATTACTAAGCGTTTTGAACAACGTAAGAAACTATATATGTATTAATCATATCTTCTTATAAGATCCCATTCTGTTCCAGCTTCCCCGATTCAGGCGCTGTTTATCATTTCGACTTCCATCAGCTACATTTGCGATCAATTTATTAATCTAACTAAACTCAGTTGGAGCCAACAGGTACTCACACCATTTTTGACCTGAGTGGCTTTCGGTCGGTCACCAGGTTCGTAAGCAAAGCACCGCTTCAATAGCTCCCACATCTTAGATTTAGCTTCATCCTTCTGAAGAACATGACCAAAATTAGGCTGAAGAGGTTGCCTCCTCGCCGATAAAACTTCTACAATAACTAAAACCTCCGATTTGTCTGCGAATGGAAGTTGTCCAGTCATAACGTTCTGCATGGGTATGGTCAAACATCTTCGATACATGACGTCCCTGACTAGAACTTACAAATATTGTCTAGGATATAAATTAGGATGTAAGTTACCCATCTACTTCGACACACGTATATATGAATACCTACCATTCCAAGAGCATACACATCACTCTCTTTTGTAAAGGGATTTTCTCCCCCCATTATCTCCGGCGCCTGGATATTCGCTCAGCATACAtgtaatgtaatttagtggAGCAAACTTACTGCAAACCTCACAGTGAAGCCAAAGGAATGGGTTTGTGTGAAGTTGAGGGTGGTAGAAAGAGTGGATGAAGCACTGCCAAAATCGCCAAGCTGAGGCCGTCCTTGGTTTGTCATAAGTACGTTGTCCTAAACCCATGCATTTTAGTGGTATATTGTTTACAAGTGCTGAAACTATTTACCGGTTTGATGTCGCCATGTACCTTGAGAGAAGAGATATAAGATGTCATCAGATAACTGGAATCTTGGAACCTACAATTCCATTTTGATGTAGATATTCAACAGCGGTTGCTAGTTCAATGCACTAAGCAACATCAGCATGCGTGCATTCCCTACATTTACAACCTATTGCTTACGATTTGAAGTGGCGTTTGCGATAGACCACGTAGAACATGCTGCTTTAGAGAGCCCGATCCCATCCAAGGGGTAACCAGTGCAATATGTTCTCGGAAGCGGGCAAACCCAAGTATCGGTAATACACCTGGGTGTTCGCAGCGTGACCAATTGTATATCTCTCGGGCCGCACGCTAAATATACGGGTTTGAGTTGCTGAAAAAACAGGTCACAGTCAAATGTGGATACCTTGAGATTTTTTCCGTGACCTGATTCATTGGTCTCATATCCGTTCAACGGCTCGATACACTTCAATGCAATCACCCTTCCGTCCTTAAGGACACCTCGATAAACCACCCCAAAGCCTCCTCTAGTGAAGGGAGAAGAGCTGCAATATCGTAGGTCAAGTATGGTGGTAATATCCTGACATCGGTGCTGGACGAGGCAAGCTGAAATGCACTCGGAATTCTGAATGCGCGAAAAGATGGAAATCAGCTTCAGCATGATTGTCGGCTAGATAGCATACCATTTTGCTACTCAGAATCGTCGTTCTTGAACGATTTGAGGATATCCAAGGCAGCAGAGGCGGCCCTAGAATTGAGTTGGTTGTCGAACACAATCTCAAGCTAGATATGAAAGTAACCAACCGTTTTCTAGATTGGATAATCCATGTAATTCCCCCAAATTGGCGCCAATATGTAGCAGCTCAACTAGCATTTGGTATACTGGTACTAATAAGTTCAAAAGATGTAGCCTTGAGGGcaagcatatatgcagtaaGGGTGTCGTAGGTTTTGTGGTTATATGCGTTATGAACTTACAATAGTCCATACACAATGATGTGATAGACATAATGGTCCAAAGTCTGATCGAGTAGTTCTATGGTGTTGGTGAGAGTGACGTTGGAAGTAAGCTGATACTTACCATGTCGGTCCTACTAGTGCCGGGGTTGTTGGTAAATAGTGGGGATGGGCGCGTATATATATGTTAGCGATCAATTTAGTTCGAACCCTATATTTTAAATTCCGCGATCAATCCGAAGCCACTTCGTAGAGGGAATCAAGGAAGCCAACTCGAACACCCTTGCAGCTCGTGTAATCAGGCCTGATTACAAGCGCTGccccccctttgattgaaAGCCATATATCTCCCGCACTAGACATGATGAAGAATCAACAAAAATAGGCGATGTGCATACATACATGAAGTTATATATGTTGAATTAAATAATTACACACCAGTTTGTGAGAAGCTAGCTGTATCAGTGCTTTCTGAGTATGAAATTGAACGGCATCTACGCAGACATAATGCGAAGCTTTGACTCTATATAGACTGAGGGGTGTATACCCTAGACTACCGTAGAGGCCATTGTCTATACGGCGCACGATGTAGCAGCGCCTTTTTCCCTGATAGTCTACTGTACTATGATCGGGCCTGACCAGGTCTTGAGTAATTTATGGGCCGTATGGATACAATTGAGGAACCTTTATGAGTTTAGGTTATGAGAGGCAGACATCCCTATATGTACATGTATAGTGTACCTATTCTTCCTACTGCTACTAACATATTTTCTTTTCGTCAGCTACCGTATATATATACGTGTGTGTGTCGAATCAGGTTCAACCCAGTCCGCAAAGTAGATGCATAATAAGGATGTTGAATGTGAGGCTTCAGGTCATAAATTGTTAAGAGGTACAGTCGTCAATTGGCGTATTCGGTATATTCTATCTACCGGTCATAGGGGCATAGTCAGGTACTGGCGATGTATATGCCTAAATTAGCTTTGCGAATGATCCCTGGATCTGTGGCATATACTGAACGGGCGGGGTCTGTCCAGTCCACATATAGAGGAAAACCTGCTATCGAGCTCCCACCTCACCCTGCCCCTTTTCGGAAATGCATGGAAGGCAACTCACATACAGTGGCACACGAGTATGGCTCTGTTCTTTCCACGCAGAAGGCCACACCTCGTGGAGAACTCCAGCCATCATGTCCCTTTTCACTCTCTTCTACTTCAACTAGAGCCAAGAAAATGACAACAGAGCAATAACTAAATTGAAAAAGTCGTAACACTTCGTGACATGATGAATAAAAACCAATGCCAGCAGACCACACATACCAGAGCAGACAATCAGAGTGAGAGAGAGAAATACAACTACTTTCCTTCTAAGTACACATACCACCTGTCCTTCCTTCCCCCTACCTTCCACGCATTAGGCCACATTTCTCACGGGCAGCAAGATACACGAataaagaaaagaaaaaaaaagaaaaaaaagcgTAAAACGGAACGACGACGGACGCGAGCGGTACATGGGATAAAAAAAAAGTGCGAGATCAACTTGAAGGGTATCATCCACAGAGCAACTCGATGTTTTTTTGTGGTTTGTGTTTATCATAAGAGTGATGCCAGTCCCCCCGGTTCAATCTCGCGCTAGTCCTTGACTCGATGGGTCATCATCCACGCGCCTACGCCAATCGCGACGACAGCCACCGCCGCAGCGCTCAACACTGGAGCGGGCTTTTCGACGAGACCGGCGCCGATGGAGGTTAGAATGATGCCCACCACCACACCCAACAAAATACGCACCACGTCCTTCACGCTCCCCGTTGGCCCGAGTTTAGATACCACGGCCGTTCCGGCGCTCGGCGTCGAGTCTGTGGATTCGGTCTGGGTAGTACTAGATGCCGTCGCAGGTTTAGAACTCGCCACCGACTTGGAAAGTACCGTTCGTTTCGTTTCGTCCTCTTCCTCGCCCTCGTCTTCAGACGGACTCGTCGCACGGGTCGAGAAGCTCGCGCGGGTCATGCTCGAGGCCAGGGACGAGTTGTCTTCCCCGCTCGAGCCCCGACTCGAGCGTTTGCGCACACGTTTGCGGACGTCCAGGGTAGGGCCGGCGCTCTGCATGGCGTCCAGAGTCGAAGTCGAGGAATCAGAGGCAAGACCGGAGATGGCGCGGACGGCGTCGGCACGGGTACGATCGGTTCGTCTGAGTCCCTCGAGTTCGGCGCTGACATGGTCTTCAACATTAGTCACACGGTTCCCAACCTGGCTGACCAAGCCGTCCAGATCGCCCACGCGAGCATCGACGTCACCGACCCGGTTATCGATGTGCTCGATTCGGGAAGAGACTTCTTCAATGCGGGCCGAGAGCTTTTCGAGTTGGGAACCCATCGTGGAATCGACGGGACGGGATTCGACCTGGTTTATCCGAGTATCAACTTGACCGAGCTGGGACCTGATTGCCTCAAGATCTTCGCGCACCGATGAATCAGGCTTGCTCCCTGAAGCTGCCTGGTTGTCTACAACCGCCTTGAACTGCTCGAGCGCAGCGGCCAACGTCCGCTTGTCGGCCTCGCGATCTTCCTCCGTCTTGGCGCGCCAGGCGTCCCAGCGATGCTCCATCTCGCGCATCAGCTCGCTCTTGACGAGTTGGGCGATATCGCTCTCCGCGGAGATGTCGGACTTGACCCCGAGCTGACCACCGAGAACCCGAGCGGCGCGTTGTTCCTCTTCGAGCGCGATCACCTTGGCTTCGAGTGCGGCAATGGTGCTCGAGGCGCGTTCGGCGTGGGTCTGGAGGCCCTGGGAAAGGGTGATGGCCTGCTCGAGTTGAGCGGTGAGTGCCTCGAGGCGTTCGGATAG
This region includes:
- a CDS encoding Tyrosine kinase domain-containing protein, which translates into the protein MLVELLHIGANLGELHGLSNLENGPPLLPWISSNRSRTTILSSKMNSECISACLVQHRCQDITTILDLRYCSSSPFTRGGFGVVYRGVLKDGRVIALKCIEPLNGYETNESGHGKNLKRAAREIYNWSRCEHPGVLPILGFARFREHIALVTPWMGSGSLKQHVLRGLSQTPLQICIELATAVEYLHQNGIVHGDIKPDNVLMTNQGRPQLGDFGSASSTLSTTLNFTQTHSFGFTVRFAAPEIMGGENPFTKESDVYALGMTIFNVMTGQLPFADKSEVLVIVEVLSARRQPLQPNFGHVLQKDEAKSKMWELLKRCFAYEPGDRPKATQVKNGLMEVEMINSA
- a CDS encoding heme oxygenase encodes the protein MQTAEVPPPSPSFEPNDSPDAIDYTQNISTLLRTSTKRAHNAVHHSELAGKLLRGELPKNEYIYFMMLLWRVYNAIEEGLETHSTNPVLAPTYRPALLSRAGCLSADIAYLLDTTEDAWQSTPLYRSLISAPPAGLRDYVAHLEQLAVSKDSTDNSRLLAHAYVRYLGDLSGGQSIRNRMAKAYDLPDTGAGASFYDFGSAGMNEAVGDDRALKEALVQEANLAFDFNRRIFEDVATATKDTEPSDYTSQSKVVFDDSQAPEENTYPISSVVAFVMALALAHFTLVVGGFTGARGTEKFESFVLWLRGIAGQS